From the Solanum stenotomum isolate F172 chromosome 4, ASM1918654v1, whole genome shotgun sequence genome, one window contains:
- the LOC125861335 gene encoding F-box protein PP2-B10-like produces the protein MYLVFKLDPNVYDDIAIGNSVVIFANRQTEVRRKRRRTGYPNVQRRGDGWMEIEMGKFFNDVGEERDVEARLLEIRHRFGNGDLLIEGVEFRPE, from the coding sequence ATGTATCTTGTGTTCAAATTAGATCCAAATGTATATGATGATATTGCAATTGGTAATTCAGTTGTTATATTTGCCAATCGTCAGACTGAGGTACGGCGAAAACGCAGGAGAACTGGTTATCCTAATGTTCAAAGAAGAGGTGATGGATGGATGGAAATAGAAATGGGGAAGTTTTTTAATGATGTAGGGGAAGAAAGAGATGTTGAAGCGCGACTACTGGAGATTAGGCATCGCTTTGGGAATGGCGACCTCTTAATTGAAGGAGTAGAGTTTCGACCAGAATGA